A region of Argentina anserina chromosome 5, drPotAnse1.1, whole genome shotgun sequence DNA encodes the following proteins:
- the LOC126793613 gene encoding mechanosensitive ion channel protein 2, chloroplastic-like — protein MVQAGSMRLLYEWRRSHSVHGCLSNPNACVVGKGRVHMVSINLPSHGLAACSLHLLSSVRGPIGPVSSRCNVFLCRSVFIPSGGTGAPALKSAAVVLTRSYDALRGSPTFLKLIQAVAIIAFSVCGLGPLMRMGRIIFFQRTDNSWMKSRSHYVMTSYIRPLMLWGGAMLVCRALDPLILPSEASQAVKQRVIHFLQSLSTVLAFSYCLSSLNQQAQKFFAETKDPSDTRNMGFDFAGKAVYSAVWVAAVSLFMELLGFSTQKWLTAGGLGTVLLTLAGREIFTNFLSSVMIHATRPFVVNEWIQTKIEGYEVSGTVEHVGWWSPTIIRGDDREAVHIPNHKFTVNVVRNLSQKTHWRIKNHIAISHLDVNKINIIVADMRKVLAKNPQVEQQRLHRRVFLDDINPENQALMILVSCFVKTSHIEEYLCVKEAILLDLLRVVSHHRARLATPLRTVQKVYGDADLENVPFADTIFGRSSVRTNRPYLLIEPSYRISSDDKSKASNRSARTTGDNEEDKPELTLTPVQTEEKTTSISNSSTNPKTSEMPTSEPQMQIEMTKYAGKENGVDFKDATPDKATSMPIISPEIGGGKTDNPLTTVQVKRDGEKPVASPSTSCPPLEENIVLGVALDGSKRTLPIEEDMAPSSVESKEFTASRNGSVTSPLGTDLKDS, from the exons ATGGTTCAAGCTGGTTCTATGAGGCTGTTGTATGAATGGAGGAGGAGTCATAGTGTTCATGGATGCCTTAGTAATCCTAATGCT TGTGTTGTAGGAAAGGGTCGAGTACATATGGTTAGCATCAATCTTCCGTCACACGGCTTG GCTGCCTGCAGTCTCCATCTTTTAAGCAGCGTGCGAGGCCCAATAGGTCCAGTATCTTCCAGATGTAATGTTTTCTTGTGTAGATCTGTTTTTATACCAAGTGGAGGAACTGGGGCGCCTGCTCTGAAATCTGCTGCTGTGGTTTTAACAAG GTCTTATGATGCTTTACGTGGAAGCCCTACTTTTCTTAAATTGATTCAGGCAGTTGCCATCATTGCCTTTTCTGTTTGCGGTCTTGGGCCTCTAATGCGCATGGGGAGGATTATATTCTTTCAA CGTACTGATAATAGTTGGATGAAAAGTAGGTCACACTATGTTATGACCTCTTACATTAGGCCTTTGATGCTTTGGGGCGGAGCAATGCTTGTATGCAG AGCATTGGATCCTTTAATCCTACCATCAGAAGCTAGCCAGGCTGTCAAGCAAAGAGTTATACATTTTTTACAATCATTATCGACAGTGCTGGCATTTTCCTACTGTTTGTCAAG CTTGAACCAACAAGCACAGAAATTCTTTGCAGAGACAAAAGACCCAAGTGATACCAGAAAT ATGGGCTTCGATTTTGCTGGCAAAGCTGTTTATTCGGCAGTTTGGGTTGCTGCTGTGTCATTGTTTATGGAGTTGCTGGGATTCTCGACCCAGAAATGGCTTACAGCTGGGGGTCTTGGTACAGTGTTGCTCACCCTTGCTGGTCGTGAG ATATTCACAAACTTCCTTTCCAGTGTAATGATCCATGCCACACGGCCATTTGTTGTCAATGAATGGATTCAGACTAAGATTGAAGGCTATGAAGTTTCTGGTACTGTTGAG CATGTGGGGTGGTGGTCACCAACAATAATAAGAGGCGATGATCGAGAAGCAGTTCACATTCCAAATCACAAGTTCACTGTGAATGTTGTGAGGAATCTTAGCCAGAAGACTCACTGGCGCATCAAGAACCACATAGCCATTAGTCATTTGGATGTCAATAAAATAAAT ATTATTGTAGCTGACATGCGCAAGGTTTTAGCCAAAAATCCTCAAGTAGAGCAGCAAAGGTTGCATAGAAGAGTGTTTCTGGATGATATCAATCCAGAGAATCAGGCTCTTATG ATTTTGGTATCTTGCTTTGTGAAAACATCTCACATTGAAGAGTATCTCTGCGTGAAG GAGGCAATACTCTTGGATCTTCTCAGAGTTGTCAGCCATCATCGGGCACGCCTTGCCACACCCCTCCGCACAGTTCAGAAAGTGTATGGTGATGCTGACTTGGAAAATGTACCATTTGCCGACACCATTTTTGGTCGTTCTTCGGTGCGTACTAATCGTCCATATCTCCTGATTGAGCCATCATACAGAATCAGTAGTGATGACAAAAGTAAGGCTTCTAATCGCTCAGCACGCACAACTGGAGACAATGAAGAAGATAAACCTGAGCTGACATTAACTCCTGTGCAAACCGAAGAGAAGACAACTTCAATTTCCAACTCAAGCACAAATCCCAAGACTTCAGAAATGCCAACATCTGAACCCCAGATGCAGATTGAGATGACAAAATATGCAGGGAAGGAGAATGGAGTTGATTTCAAAGATGCAACTCCAGATAAAGCGACATCTATGCCTATTATTTCACCTGAGATAGGTGGTGGAAAGACGGATAATCCTTTGACCACTGTGCAGGTAAAGCGAGATGGAGAGAAACCTGTTGCATCACCGTCTACATCCTGTCCTCCCTTAGAAGAGAATATTGTTCTCGGTGTTGCCTTAGATGGCTCAAAGCGAACACTCCCAATTGAGGAAGATATGGCTCCATCTTCTGTAGAATCAAAAGAATTCACTGCCAGCCGTAATGGCAGTGTCACGTCTCCTCTTGGCACAGATTTGAAAGATTCATGA
- the LOC126793614 gene encoding O-fucosyltransferase 31 — protein MKLYRDYSPNHSQRAALAALFLLLFPTFFPSLFGPLGRASPSIFSEWNAPKPRHVHLLEAALSTQSSVEQQIKVWAPLGNQGWKHCPDEPKSASSRPIGSNGYIQVFLDGGLNQQKMGICDAVAVAKILNATLVLPHLEVNPVWQDSSSFEEIFDVDHFLDVLRNEVSIVKELPSEFSWSSREYYATGIRATRIKTAPVHAPAEWYLENVLPTMQSYGIAAISPFSHRLTFDNLPESIQRLRCKVNFQALAFVPHIRELGETLVNRLRNPPIRNQNTDSQEGRNDLDKQGAGKFVVLHLRFDKDMAAHSACDFGGGKAEKLALAKYRQVIWQGRVLKSQFTDEELRIQGRCPLTPEEIGLLLAALGFNNSTRLYLASHKVYGGEARISTLRRLFPLMEDKKSLTSAEERAMVEGRASLSAAVDYYVSMQSDIFISASPGNMHNALVCHRAYMNLKTIRPSMTLLSKLFLNKSMQWSEFQHAVLDGHKNRQGQIRLRKEKQSIYTYPAPDCMCQT, from the exons aTGAAGCTCTACAGAGACTACTCCCCCAATCACTCCCAGAGAGCCGCCTTGGCTgccctcttcctcctcctcttccccaCCTTCTTCCCCAGTCTCTTCGGCCCATTGGGCCGCGCCTCTCCTTCCATCTTCTCT GAATGGAATGCTCCAAAGCCCAGACATGTACATCTTCTAGAAGCAGCCTTATCAACCCAATCT TCTGTTGAGCAACAGATCAAGGTTTGGGCTCCATTGGGGAATCAGGGATGGAAGCATTGCCCTGATGAGCCTAAAAGTGCTTCAT CGAGGCCGATAGGATCAAATGGGTATATCCAGGTGTTCCTTGATGGAGGCTTGAACCAGCAGAAAATGGGG ATCTGTGATGCGGTGGCTGTTGCTAAAATCTTGAATGCAACTCTTGTTCTACCGCACCTTGAAGTCAATCCTGTGTGGCAAGATTCGAG TTCATTTGAGGAAATCTTTGATGTTGATCACTTTTTAGACGTCTTACGCAATGAAGTTTCTATAGTTAAAGAACTTCCTAGTGAGTTCTCTTGGAGCTCTAGAGAGTATTATGCTACGGGCATACGGGCTACTAGAATTAAGACGGCACCTGTTCATGCTCCTGCTGAGTGGTATCTGGAAAATGTCTTGCCCACAATGCAGAG TTATGGAATTGCTGCTATTTCCCCGTTCTCCCATCGTTTGACTTTCGACAATTTGCCTGAAAGCATCCAGCGGCTGCGTTGTAAAGTGAACTTTCAagctttagcctttgttcctCATATTAGGGAATTGGGAGAAACTCTTGTTAATCGTCTCCGCAACCCTCCTATAAGAAACCAAAACACTGACTCACAAGAGGGAAGAAATGACCTTGATAAACAGGGAGCTGGGAAGTTTGTTGTTTTGCATCTCCGCTTTGACAAA GATATGGCTGCTCATTCCGCCTGTGATTTTGGTGGTGGTAAAGCCGAGAAACTTGCTCTTGCAAAATATCGACAAGTAATTTGGCAGGGAAGAGTGTTAAAATCTCAGTTCACAGATGAGGAGCTGAGAATTCAGGGGCGTTGCCCTTTGACTCCTGAAGAAATTGGACTGTTGCTAGCAGCTCTGGGCTTCAACAATAGCACTCGGCTCTATCTTGCTTCCCACAAG GTTTATGGTGGAGAAGCAAGGATCTCAACTCTGAGAAGACTATTTCCACTAATGGAGGATAAGAAGAGCCTTACTTCCGCTGAGGAAAGGGCCATGGTTGAAGGCAGGGCTTCTCTGTCAGCTGCAGTTGACTATTATGTGAGCATGCAAAGTGACATCTTCATTTCTGCTTCTCCAGGAAATATGCACAATGCACTG GTGTGTCATCGAGCTTATATGAACTTGAAGACTATTAGACCAAGCATGACCCTGTTGAGTAAGCTATTCTTGAATAAGAGCATGCAGTGGTCAGAGTTCCAACATGCAGTTTTGGATGGGCATAAAAACAGACAAGGGCAGATCAGGTTGAGAAAGGAGAAGCAATCCATATACACATATCCTGCTCCTGATTGCATGTGTCAAACTTAA
- the LOC126796276 gene encoding kinesin-like protein KIN-4C has protein sequence MDNSECVRVAVNIRPLITSELLVGCTDCISVVPGEPQVQIGTHTFTYDYVYGSTALPSSSVYDDCVAPLVDALFHGYNATVLAYGQTGSGKTYTMGTSYTGEGSTGGIIPKVMETIFKKVETTKDNTEFLIRVSFIEIFKEEVFDLLDHSAALSKHEGATNVKPVARVPIQIRETVSGGITLAGVTEAEVRTKEEMGSHLARGSLARATGSTNMNSQSSRSHAIFTITMEQKKNAHCQSGANNDEIGDDILCAKLHLVDLAGSERAKRTGADGMRLKEGIHINKGLLALGNVISALGDEKKRKEGGHVPYRDSKLTRLLQDSLGGNSKTVMIACVSPADTNAEETLNTLKYANRARNIQNKAVVNRDPMAAQLQLMRSQIEQLQTELLFYRGDASLPFEELQILKHKVSLLEKSNMELKQELQGRRMTCEHLTQRALEAQVEKDKLAMKIEAFRNGKSWDEIDSNPVQEYDMLTNYVSRIQELEGELLCMKNSRSRRPNECIEGDGDGFHSKNILFPCDNDFSSDCDAKDGDVSDVIEDVEKEQEHSSLQQKLDQELKELDKALEQKEAEMKRVASSDTSVLKLYEKKVQELEHEKKALQREIDELRHNLSNISSTSGDGAQKLKDDYLHKLNLLEGQVSELKKKQDAQAQLLRQKQKSEEAARRLQDEIQKIKTQKVQLQHKIKQESEQFRLWKASREKEVLQLKKEGRRNEYEMHKLLALNQRQKMVLQRKTEEANTATKRLKELLESKRTSRETSGQNAPGIQALMQAIELELEVTVKTHEVRSEYERQMEERARMAKERTRLIQEQSNLYDSSGIMSPGARNSRIFALENMLATSSSTMVSMASQLSEAEERERGFNGRGRWNQVRSLPDAKTLMNHLFNLASSARCLLRDKEVAYREQDLEIRDLKEKVVSLNSSLRKLETKNAELMRQNSALKKSENGHKYDLRKLDSRTSFILEDMDTDSDDEWIASGKPKTKKRKSKYESSSEGFNSSSTNDSGGFKLDNAGEGIVCVMKKSELGVCCFCSKTSSCKTNKCQCRTSGGSCGASCGCVPAKCSNRESSLVEVHGTPEGETARGIGIDEDTETDKYQLLASQGAKLLQNALVERPSETTDDDGPRRKALSEIGNTLVKSNAPKPSERKKWRRRGTIQLVTNAPPPSQPATAEAPQRPDKGAPEAPIPMKLPRAMRSAASNGGNPFRERNSDKSDQSGVNKDAGVAAPRSPLRQNKTSDEKENCGL, from the exons ATGGATAACTCGGAATGCGTGCGGGTGGCGGTCAACATCAGGCCGTTGATTACCTCCGAGCTTTTGGTCGGCTGCACCGATTGCATCTCCGTCGTCCCCGGCGAGCCTcag GTGCAAATTGGGACTCATACGTTTACGTATGATTACGTATACGGCAGCACAGCGCTGCCGTCGAGCTCGGTGTACGACGATTGCGTTGCGCCGCTGGTGGATGCGCTCTTCCATGGTTACAATGCTACTGTGCTCGCTTATGGCCAG ACGGGTTCGGGGAAGACGTACACAATGGGGACTAGCTACACTGGGGAAGGAAGCACTGGTGGAATCATACCGAAAGTGATGGAGACGATTTTCAAGAAAGTGGAGACAACCAAGGATAACACTGAGTTTTTGATCAGGGTATCGTTTATTGAG ATATTCAAGGAGGAAGTGTTTGACTTGCTCGATCATTCAGCGGCTCTCTCTAAACATGAAGGGGCAACGAATGTGAAACCTGTAGCAAGAGTGCCTATCCAGATTAGAGAAACAGTGAGTGGAGGGATAACCCTTGCCGGTGTGACTGAAGCAGAGGTTAGGACAAAGGAAGAGATGGGATCACATCTGGCTCGAGGTTCTTTAGCTCGTGCTACAGGGAGCACAAACATGAACAGTCAGTCAAG TCGCTCACACGCAATTTTCACAATAACCATGGAGCAAAAGAAGAATGCTCACTGCCAGAGTGGAGCAAATAATGATGAAATTGGTGATGACATACTATGTGCAAAACTCCATCTAGTTGACCTAGCAGGTTCTGAGCGGGCAAAACGAACGGGTGCAGATGGCATGCGCTTGAAAGAAG GCATTCATATCAACAAGGGTTTACTTGCTCTCGGCAATGTGATTAGTGCCCTTGGAGATGAGAAAAAGAGGAAAGAAGGTGGACATGTTCCCTACCGTGATAGCAAGTTAACTCGCTTGTTACAG GATTCACTTGGGGGAAACAGCAAGACTGTGATGATTG CTTGTGTTAGTCCAGCTGACACAAATGCCGAAGAGACCTTGAATACTTTAAAATATGCTAACCGTGCTCGTAATATTCAAAACAAGGCAGTG GTGAATCGTGATCCGATGGCTGCTCAGTTACAATTGATGCGCAGCCAAATTGAGCAGTTGCAGACAGAACTTCTATTTTACCGCGGTGATGCTAGTTTACCATTTGAAGAATTGCAG ATTCTTAAACACAAAGTTTCATTGCTGGAGAAAAGCAATATGGAATTGAAGCAGGAGCTTCAGGGACGTCGAATGACTTGTGAACATCTAACACAACGCGCACTTGAAGCTCAG GTTGAGAAAGATAAACTAGCCATGAAAATTGAAGCCTTCCGAAATGGTAAATCTTGGGATGAGATTGATTCCAATCCAGTTCAG GAATATGACATGCTGACAAATTATGTGTCAAGAATTCAAGAGTTAGAGGGGGAATTATTATGCATGAAAAACTCACGTAGCAGGAGACCTAATGAATGTATTGAGGGGGATGGCGACGGCTTTCACTCaaagaacatattattccCATGTGATAATGATTTTTCATCTGACTGTGATGCCAAAGATGGGGACGTTTCTG ATGTTATAGAAGATGTGGAAAAAGAGCAAGAACATTCTTCTCTTCAACAAAAATTGGATCAGGAGCTGAAAGAATTGGACAAAGCTCTTGAGCAAAAGGAG GCCGAGATGAAGCGGGTTGCGAGTTCTGATACCTCGGTTCTTAAGCTGTATGAGAAGAAGGTTCAAGAGTTAGAACATGAGAAGAAAGCCCTTCAG AGAGAGATTGATGAGTTGAGACATAATCTGTCCAATATCTCATCTACTTCTGGGGATGGTGCTCAAAAGTTGAAGGATGATTATCTTCACAAGCTTAATCTTCTTGAGGGACAG GTTTCTGAGCTGAAAAAGAAACAGGATGCTCAAGCCCAACTGTTGAGGCAGAAACAGAAAAGCGAGGAGGCAGCAAGAAGACTACAAGATGAAATTCAGAAAATAAAGACTCAAAAG GTTCAATTGCAACACAAGATCAAACAGGAGTCTGAGCAATTTAGATTGTGGAAAGCATCACGGGAAAAGGAAGTTCTTCAG CTGAAGAAAGAGGGAAGGAGGAATGAGTATGAGATGCACAAGCTATTGGCTTTAAACCAGAGGCAAAAAATG GTTCTGCAACGAAAGACAGAAGAAGCTAATACAGCCACAAAAAGGCTAAAGGAGCTTTTGGAATCCAAAAGGACTTCACGTGAAACGTCTGGTCAAAATGCTCCTGGTATTCAG GCTCTGATGCAGGCAATTGAACTTGAGCTTGAAGTCACAGTTAAGACACATGAAGTGAGATCTGAGTATGAGCGGCAAATGGAAGA GCGCGCTAGGATGGCCAAGGAAAGAACTAGGCTAATACAAGAACAGAGTAACCTATA TGATTCCTCGGGAATAATGTCTCCTGGTGCTAGAAATTCAAGGATTTTTGCACTTGAAAACATGCTTGCTACTTCATCTAGCACCATGGTGTCTATGGCATCACAATTGTCTGAAGCCGAAGAGCGTGAGCGAGGTTTTAATGGTAGGGGACGTTGGAATCAAGTGAGGTCTCTTCCAGATGCTAAAACCTTGATGAATCATCTGTTCAACTTAGCTTCCTCTGCCAG GTGCTTGTTACGAGATAAAGAAGTCGCGTACAGAGAGCAGGATTTGGAAATAAGAGATTTGAAGGAAAAAGTAGTAAGCCTCAACAGTTCGCTCAGAAAGTTGGAGACCAAAAATGCTGAACTTATGCGTCAG AACTCAGCGTTGAAGAAATCAGAAAATGGACATAAGTATGATTTGCGCAAGCTA GATTCACGGACATCATTCATCTTGGAGGACATGGATACTGACTCAGATGATGAGTGGATAGCATCAGGAAAGCCAAAGACTAAAAAGAGAAAGTCCAAGTATGAAAGTTCGAGTGAAGGTTTCAACTCGTCAAGTACTAATGACTCTGGAGGCTTCAAGTTAGACAATGCTGGTGAGGGGATAGTCTGTGTGATGAAGAAAAGTGAGCTGGGTGTATGCTGCTTCTGTAGCAAAACCTCATCctgcaaaacaaataaatgtcAGTGTCGAACTAGTGGAGGATCATGTGGGGCATCATGTGGTTGTGTGCCTGCTAAGTGTTCAAATAGAGAATCTAGCCTAGTTGAGGTCCATGGGACTCCCGAAGGAGAGACTGCTCGAGGAATTGGCATTGATGAAGACACTGAAACAGATAAGTATCAGCTTCTTGCTTCTCAGGGTGCCAAATTACTTCAGAATGCACTAGTTGAGAGGCCTAGTGAAACAACCGATGATGATGGACCAAGAAGGAAAGCTCTTTCAGAGATTGGAAATACGTTG GTCAAATCCAATGCACCGAAGCCTAGCGAGAGAAagaaatggagaagaagaggcacAATTCAACTTGTTACAAATGCTCCGCCTCCCTCGCAGCCAGCAACTGCTGAAGCACCTCAGAGGCCAGATAAAGGGGCACCAGAGGCACCCATCCCTATGAAGCTTCCCAGGGCAATGCGATCAGCTGCATCGAATGGTGGCAACCCATTTAGAGAAAGGAATTCTGACAAATCAGATCAATCTGGTGTCAACAAGGATGCCGGTGTTGCTGCGCCAAGAAGTCCTCTCCGGCAGAACAAAACATCAGATGAGAAGGAGAACTGCGGCCTTTAA